A stretch of the Bacillus sp. B-jedd genome encodes the following:
- a CDS encoding anti-sigma factor domain-containing protein, giving the protein MRTGIVLDMDETSLTLLTPDGEFVRADRKKRIYSIGEEISFDPVGGMERRKKFAFGKLTGMKRAWMAAAAVFLLMASALIPLQSTDKVYAYMSIDVNPSIELALNDGMQVVKMNAYNPEGNKIVSSLKHWEKEPVSNVAEQILSEINRQGYFAKTNDVIISAVNANKVKPEAEEKLKETMKAITEKAAQGQHRVKVYNGSQKDLKEARKLGLTTGKYKAEGHTGKQAAENGGKNVGAGKGTEQTPAAATGNKPGQEVNENKKKLPPGLEKKDEIPGKHEEKAEDLEKKNNNKPNGNQGNGQNKNKGKELNNHSKNNNHINNNKNDNKANNENGKKKGHMNEVGNSDKNMNGKENKNNKSDNGKDRKGQNQGNQNKQNKGKQNGKSGK; this is encoded by the coding sequence ATGAGGACAGGTATCGTTTTGGATATGGATGAAACATCTCTAACCCTATTGACCCCTGATGGAGAATTTGTTCGGGCGGACAGAAAAAAGAGAATCTATTCGATAGGCGAAGAAATTTCATTCGATCCAGTTGGAGGGATGGAGCGGCGAAAAAAGTTCGCTTTTGGAAAGCTTACAGGCATGAAGCGCGCCTGGATGGCAGCCGCGGCCGTATTCCTTCTAATGGCTTCCGCTCTTATTCCGTTGCAAAGCACGGATAAAGTATATGCTTATATGTCCATTGACGTAAATCCAAGTATTGAATTGGCGCTTAATGACGGGATGCAGGTAGTCAAAATGAATGCCTACAATCCTGAAGGGAATAAAATTGTCTCCAGCCTGAAACATTGGGAAAAAGAACCCGTATCAAATGTGGCGGAACAAATTCTCTCTGAAATCAATCGCCAGGGCTATTTTGCAAAAACAAATGATGTCATTATTTCTGCTGTCAATGCGAATAAAGTAAAACCTGAAGCTGAGGAAAAGCTTAAGGAAACGATGAAGGCAATTACAGAAAAAGCGGCGCAGGGCCAGCATAGAGTAAAGGTTTACAATGGCTCGCAAAAGGATTTAAAGGAAGCCAGAAAACTCGGCTTGACGACAGGCAAATATAAAGCTGAGGGTCACACTGGAAAGCAGGCAGCTGAAAACGGCGGAAAAAATGTTGGCGCCGGTAAAGGGACTGAACAAACCCCAGCGGCAGCGACAGGGAATAAGCCTGGCCAAGAAGTAAACGAAAATAAGAAAAAACTTCCGCCAGGACTGGAAAAGAAGGATGAAATCCCTGGGAAGCATGAAGAAAAGGCAGAAGACCTAGAGAAGAAAAACAACAATAAGCCTAATGGTAATCAGGGGAATGGGCAGAACAAAAACAAAGGCAAAGAGTTAAATAATCATTCTAAAAACAATAACCATATCAATAACAACAAAAATGATAACAAAGCCAATAATGAAAATGGCAAAAAAAAAGGCCATATGAACGAAGTAGGTAATTCTGACAAGAATATGAATGGCAAGGAAAATAAAAACAACAAGTCTGATAATGGAAAAGATAGAAAAGGCCAAAATCAGGGAAACCAAAACAAGCAAAACAAGGGAAAACAAAATGGGAAGTCCGGCAAATAA
- a CDS encoding alpha/beta-type small acid-soluble spore protein: MARNSNNLLVPGVEQFLDQVKYEIAQEFGVQLGSDTVSRANGSVGGEITKRLVQQAQAQMTGRNGQ; the protein is encoded by the coding sequence ATGGCTAGAAACAGCAATAATTTGCTTGTTCCCGGAGTTGAACAATTCCTTGACCAGGTTAAATATGAAATTGCTCAGGAATTCGGCGTTCAGCTGGGATCTGATACAGTTTCACGTGCGAATGGCTCGGTAGGCGGGGAAATTACAAAACGCCTTGTCCAACAAGCACAGGCTCAAATGACTGGCAGAAATGGCCAATAA